The Leptospira selangorensis genome segment TCCAGTGATATGACGAACGGTCCCGTATTTAATACAATTTTAAAGTTCTATCCGGAACTTGGAATAACTGGCCAATGGATCTCTTTCTCTTCTGCTTCCACGATATTCAGCAGAGTGGATATGGCAGGTTGTGCGATCAACGGTGTAGTTTTTTATACCGGCGGTAGGACTTACAATAGTGGGAGTGCAAACTCAAGCACGGACGGTTTTGCTGCTTCTGCAAATACTACTACTTCTTTTAGCGAACCTAGTTTAGGAGAATCAAAACATGGAGCTGCCGGAGTTTGTATTTTACCTTCTTCCCAAGATCCCTTTCCGGCTGACGGCGTTTATTTTGCAGTTGTAGGAGGTTCAACAGGTTCCGGAAATGTATTCCAACCTGCGACTTCTATTATTCCTACAAACAGAACCGAGTTTTATCAATTGGGCTCTTCTTCCTTTTCTTTAGGACCAACCCTTCCTGCTTCTCTATATTTTCCTGCGGTCCAAACTTCCTATGAGACTCGTAAAATTTTTTCTTTTGGAGGAGCTTCTTCTATTAATATTCCTGAAAACACCGTATATTCTTTGGATTCGGGAAATCCATTAGGTTCCGCTTGGACAACTCATTCTCTTTCTATGCCAAGAAGGAGATATTCTCATAAAGCGATTCGGATCGACAGATGAAAATAATGTTCTGGAAATCGGCAATTTTTAGAATGATCACGTTCTTTATTCTTCTAATCTCTCCTTTATTTTTATTATCAGAAGAAGGTAATCTAGAAGATAGATGGATCCAAGAAGGAAACATCTTATTAGAATCCAAACAATTCGAAGAAGCTTTAGTATTAGCAAATTCCATTTTAGAATCGGATCCTTCTAACTCTAAGGCTGAATTTATTTTAACCCAAGCCTGGATCGGAATCGGTAAAGAAGAAAAGAAAAAGGGAAATTTTAATAAGGCGAAAGAATATCTAGGAAAAGCTTATGAGAAATGGCCTTTAAATGAAAGTATTCGAAAGGAACTTGCGGAGTTAGAAAATAGTCCTCATCAACATAAAAAACCGTCCATATCTTCAGGAAACAATTCTTATATACAAAATGTATTCAACAAAAACACGGAAGATCTGACTAACAGTATCAACCTTCTCCGCCTAGAAATCGAAAAACTAAAAGGTGAATTAGAAACGGAAAGACAAGGACGTTCTAAAGAAAACCTAAATGAAATCAATTTTTACTGGGTTTATTTTCTTTTAGGAATACAAATTATAATCTTATTTGCAATATTTAGAAAAATATAATATCACCTGACCCAAAACTTCCCAAAAATTAAGCGCTAAAAGCGACCCCTCTTTCCGCAGCGATCTCTCTGGCTGTTTTTCCATCTTCCGTTTTTAGATCCGGATCCGCACCTTTCTTCAATAATAAAGAAACGATCTGTTCATTTCCCTGCCTGGAAGCTGCGATATGAAGTGGAGAAAAACCCCCGTCTTGTGTAAAGTTCGGATCCGCACCATTCTCCAAAAGTAATGCAACCGCATCCGCTCTCCAAGAAGCAACGGCAGAATGTAATGCAGTATTACCGATCGATAATTTACTTTTGGATTTCGCGTGTATGTCCGCACCCTTCTCCAATAAAAATTGAATAATGGAAAGTTTTCCGAAATGGGAAGCAAGATGTAAAGGTGTCCAGCCATCCGGGCTATAAGAATGAACGATACTTGGATTGGAGTTTACGAGTTCTTTCACTCTTTCCTCATGTCCTAAAGCAGCCGCTTCGAATAGATTGAGCGGAATTCCTAAGGTAAGATATGAATTTACTATATCTTCTTTGCCGTAATAGAGAGCGAATAGTACGGGAGTGATCCCTTCCGGATTTTGCTTGGAGGCTAGATCCGGACTTTCTCTCAATGAATAGATAACTTGAGCTTTATGACCTGCGGCGATCATTTGGAACATATCGGAAATCAAGCAATAGGCCTCCGAAAAACAACGAAGGATCATCCATTCTTTTAGTGCTTTGTCAATCCGGTTTCGACCGAGAGTAAAGAATTCGATCGGAATTATTCTTTGAGCTGTATCAGATCAAAGGGTTGGAGGTCCACAGAGATAGGTGCAGGAGTTAAAAGCCGATTATCTCCGGTATCGAACATTGTAACGCCCGGCTGAGAGAATTGGGTATTGGAAACGTAAAGTATTTCGTCATCCGCAAGCAAGATCGTTGTCAAACTCGCGTCATAGGAGGAAGGAATAAAAAGTAAAGTCCCCAACTTCTGGCCCGTGCTTGGATTAAATACTTGTAATGTTTTATTGAAGGAGGCATCCAAAACACTTGCGTAACCCAGTTGCTCGTTTTTGAC includes the following:
- a CDS encoding tetratricopeptide repeat protein, producing MKIMFWKSAIFRMITFFILLISPLFLLSEEGNLEDRWIQEGNILLESKQFEEALVLANSILESDPSNSKAEFILTQAWIGIGKEEKKKGNFNKAKEYLGKAYEKWPLNESIRKELAELENSPHQHKKPSISSGNNSYIQNVFNKNTEDLTNSINLLRLEIEKLKGELETERQGRSKENLNEINFYWVYFLLGIQIIILFAIFRKI
- a CDS encoding ankyrin repeat domain-containing protein, which encodes MSDMFQMIAAGHKAQVIYSLRESPDLASKQNPEGITPVLFALYYGKEDIVNSYLTLGIPLNLFEAAALGHEERVKELVNSNPSIVHSYSPDGWTPLHLASHFGKLSIIQFLLEKGADIHAKSKSKLSIGNTALHSAVASWRADAVALLLENGADPNFTQDGGFSPLHIAASRQGNEQIVSLLLKKGADPDLKTEDGKTAREIAAERGVAFSA